A genomic stretch from Prionailurus bengalensis isolate Pbe53 chromosome E2, Fcat_Pben_1.1_paternal_pri, whole genome shotgun sequence includes:
- the CHST4 gene encoding carbohydrate sulfotransferase 4, giving the protein MEGRHQNRSLTQPFCLFLRVLHFSMMLPKKMRPLLFLVSQMAIFALLFHLYGHNFNSLSTKEEPKPMHVLVLSSWRSGSSFVGQLFGQHPDVFYLMEPAWHIWMTFTESTAWRLHMAARDLIRAIFLCDMSVFDAYMKPGPRRQSSLFQWEGSRALCSPPACNVFSRDMIIPQAHCKLLCSKQPFEVVEKACRSYSHVVLKEVRFFNLQVLYPLLKDPSLNLHIVHLVRDPRAVFRSREHTTEELMTDSRIVMGQQGEKLKKEDQPYYVMQVICQSQMEIYKAVQSLPTALRQRYLLIRYEDLVRDPLGHTDQMYKFVGLKFLPQLQTWVYNSTRGKGMGNHAFHTNARNALNVSQAWRWTLPYAKVSRLQKVCNDTMTLLGYHLVRSEQEQRNLSLDLLST; this is encoded by the coding sequence ATGGAAGGCAGACACCAAAACAGAAGCCTAACACAGCCCTTCTGCTTGTTCCTTAGGGTCCTCCACTTCAGCATGATGCTGCCAAAAAAAATGAGGCCACTGCTGTTCCTGGTTTCCCAGATGGCCATCTTTGCTCTATTATTCCATCTATACGGCCACAACTTCAACTCCCTGTCCACGAAGGAGGAGCCCAAGCCCATGCATGTGCTGGTCCTGTCTTCCTGGCGTTCTGGCTCCTCTTTTGTGGGACAGCTTTTTGGGCAGCACCCAGATGTCTTCTACCTGATGGAACCTGCCTGGCACATCTGGATGACCTTCACAGAGAGCACTGCCTGGAGGCTGCATATGGCGGCCAGGGATCTGATACGTGCCATTTTTCTGTGTGACATGAGTGTCTTTGATGCCTACATGAAACCTGGTCCTCGGAGACAGTCCAGTCTCTTCCAGTGGGAGGGCAGCCGGGCCCTGTGTTCCCCGCCTGCCTGCAATGTGTTCTCGCGGGATATGATCATACCTCAGGCTCACTGCAAACTTCTGTGCAGTAAACAGCCTTTTGAGGTGGTAGAGAAGGCCTGTCGCTCCTATAGCCACGTGGTGCTCAAGGAGGTGCGCTTCTTCAATCTGCAAGTGCTCTACCCACTGCTGAAAGACCCTTCCCTCAATCTGCACATCGTGCACCTGGTGCGGGACCCCCGGGCAGTGTTCCGTTCTCGAGAACACACCACAGAGGAACTCATGACTGACAGCCGCATTGTGATGGGGCAGCAGGGGGAGAAACTCAAGAAGGAGGACCAGCCCTACTATGTGATGCAGGTCATCTGCCAAAGCCAGATGGAGATCTACAAGGCTGTGCAGTCCTTGCCCACAGCTCTGAGGCAACGCTACTTGCTCATACGCTATGAGGACCTGGTCCGGGACCCCCTTGGCCATACTGACCAAATGTATAAATTTGTGGGGTTGAAATTCTTGCCCCAGCTCCAGACCTGGGTGTACAATAGCACTCGAGGCAAGGGCATGGGTAATCATGCCTTCCACACTAATGCCAGGAATGCCCTCAACGTCTCTCAGGCCTGGCGCTGGACCTTGCCTTATGCAAAGGTTTCTCGACTTCAAAAAGTCTGCAATGATACCATGACTTTGCTGGGCTACCACCTTGTCAGATCTGAGCAAGAGCAGAGAAACCTGTCACTGGATCTTCTGTCTACCTAG